In bacterium 336/3, the following proteins share a genomic window:
- a CDS encoding LytTR family transcriptional regulator has product MTKILLIEDEYPAAERLSKMILTLGDTEIIASLDSIENSIEFLNSKPQIDLIFSDIQLSDGLSFKIFEQVVIHTPIIFTTSYDEYAIRAFKVKSIDYLLKPIKQEELIQAYKKYKELFNKTENQDYSTKIASLLQEISQQKTKSYQQRFLVKHQEQLIPIAQEQIAYFYSTNKMVCLISKEGKQFLVDYTLEELEDLLNPTHFFRLNRQFIASVESISKIHQYFHGKLKLELEPTSTEEVIVSREKSPIFQQWLEIGSKT; this is encoded by the coding sequence ATGACCAAAATACTTCTGATAGAAGATGAGTATCCTGCTGCTGAACGATTAAGCAAAATGATTCTGACATTGGGTGACACTGAAATTATTGCATCTTTGGATAGCATTGAGAATTCTATTGAATTTCTGAATTCAAAACCTCAAATAGATTTAATTTTCTCTGATATACAACTCTCAGACGGGCTTAGCTTTAAGATTTTTGAACAAGTAGTTATTCATACACCTATTATTTTTACAACTTCTTACGATGAATACGCTATCAGAGCCTTCAAAGTAAAAAGCATAGATTATTTATTAAAACCTATTAAGCAAGAAGAGCTTATCCAAGCTTACAAAAAGTACAAAGAACTTTTCAATAAAACTGAAAATCAAGATTATAGTACAAAAATAGCATCATTATTACAAGAAATTAGTCAGCAAAAAACCAAGAGTTATCAACAACGTTTTTTGGTAAAACATCAAGAACAACTCATCCCTATTGCCCAAGAGCAGATTGCTTATTTCTACTCAACCAATAAAATGGTTTGTTTGATTTCCAAAGAAGGAAAACAATTTCTGGTAGATTATACCCTTGAAGAGTTAGAAGACTTATTGAATCCTACTCATTTTTTCAGGTTGAATCGCCAATTTATTGCCTCTGTAGAGTCTATTAGCAAAATTCATCAGTATTTTCATGGAAAACTCAAATTAGAGTTAGAGCCAACATCCACAGAAGAAGTGATTGTCAGTCGAGAAAAAAGCCCTATTTTTCAGCAATGGTTAGAAATTGGCAGTAAAACTTAA
- a CDS encoding succinyl-CoA--3-ketoacid-CoA transferase, producing MINKVITDLDAVIKQIPDGATLMLGGFGLCGIPEHSITALLKSGVKNLTCISNNAGVDDFGIGLLLKTRQVKKMISSYVGENEEFERQLLSGELEVELLPQGTLAERIRAGGAGIPAFFTPAGVGTEVAEGKEVREFDGKLYLMERWLKADFALVKAWKADTAGNLVYQGTARNFNPMMATAGKVTIVEVEEIVPAGTLDPNQIHTSGIYVDYLYQGSNYEKRIEQRTVKK from the coding sequence ATGATAAACAAAGTAATCACCGATTTAGACGCAGTCATTAAACAAATACCTGATGGAGCTACTCTTATGCTTGGAGGCTTCGGTTTATGTGGAATTCCAGAGCATAGTATTACTGCTTTACTCAAGAGTGGTGTAAAAAACCTTACTTGTATCTCTAATAATGCAGGTGTAGATGATTTTGGAATTGGCTTGCTTTTGAAAACAAGACAAGTAAAGAAAATGATTTCTTCGTATGTTGGTGAAAATGAGGAGTTTGAAAGACAATTATTAAGCGGAGAACTTGAAGTAGAATTGTTGCCACAAGGTACACTTGCTGAGCGTATCAGGGCAGGTGGTGCTGGTATTCCTGCATTTTTTACACCTGCTGGTGTAGGTACAGAAGTTGCCGAAGGAAAAGAAGTTAGAGAATTTGATGGTAAATTATATTTGATGGAACGCTGGCTCAAAGCTGATTTTGCTCTTGTAAAAGCTTGGAAAGCTGATACAGCAGGAAACTTGGTTTATCAGGGAACAGCCAGAAATTTTAACCCTATGATGGCAACAGCAGGAAAAGTTACTATTGTTGAAGTAGAAGAAATTGTACCCGCAGGCACTCTAGACCCTAACCAAATCCATACTTCAGGTATTTATGTAGATTATTTGTATCAGGGTTCGAACTACGAAAAACGCATTGAACAAAGAACTGTAAAGAAATAG
- a CDS encoding FAD-binding protein, translating into MKQTLDFVVSPEIGFDTDNLHQFLKEKLQISDHAFIRLERRSIDARSKQVKVNIKVSIYENEQAEPLGNFEKNYQDVSKKPQVIVVGAGPAGMFAALRLIELGIKPIVIERGKDVQARRRDLAAINKDHVVNNNSNYCFGEGGAGTYSDGKLYTRSNKRGDIRRILEILVAHGAKEEILIEAHPHIGTNKLPKIVADLRESIIKAGGEVHFETKVVDFILEGNSIKGVVGEKQTTTQEFIGIGVILATGHSARDIFELLHKKNVFIQNKPFALGVRIEHPQQIIDSIQYHCEQRGQYLPPASYSLVEQVKYKGVEKGVFSFCMCPGGFIVPSATEQGEVVVNGMSPSRRDGRFANSGMVVAVDELDWKPFESFGVLAALEFQKNIEKIACQIGGNTQIAPAQRVVDFAEKKVSKSLLDTSYQPGLVSVDLREVLPEQIAFRLQEGLKSFGKKMKGYFTNEAQLIGVESRTSSPVSIPRDKMSYEHTQIKGLFPCGEGAGYAGGIMSAAMDGERCAEKLAELYG; encoded by the coding sequence ATGAAACAAACCCTAGACTTTGTTGTAAGCCCCGAAATAGGCTTTGATACAGATAATTTACATCAATTTTTAAAAGAGAAATTACAAATTTCAGATCATGCTTTTATTCGTTTAGAACGCCGTTCTATTGATGCTCGTTCTAAGCAAGTGAAAGTAAATATCAAGGTTTCTATTTATGAAAATGAACAAGCTGAACCACTTGGTAATTTCGAAAAAAACTATCAGGATGTAAGTAAAAAACCTCAAGTAATTGTAGTGGGGGCTGGACCAGCAGGCATGTTTGCTGCTTTAAGACTCATCGAATTAGGAATTAAGCCAATCGTAATTGAAAGAGGAAAAGATGTTCAAGCCCGAAGAAGAGATTTAGCAGCCATCAATAAAGACCATGTAGTCAATAATAACAGTAATTATTGTTTTGGAGAAGGAGGGGCAGGTACATACTCCGATGGGAAATTATATACTCGTTCCAATAAAAGAGGAGATATTCGCAGAATTTTGGAAATTTTGGTAGCTCATGGGGCAAAAGAAGAAATACTCATAGAAGCTCACCCACATATTGGTACAAACAAACTCCCTAAGATTGTAGCAGATCTTCGAGAAAGTATCATCAAGGCTGGTGGAGAAGTTCATTTCGAAACCAAAGTTGTAGATTTTATCTTAGAAGGAAATTCTATAAAAGGTGTAGTAGGTGAAAAACAGACTACTACACAAGAGTTTATAGGAATAGGCGTAATTTTAGCGACAGGACACTCAGCAAGAGATATATTTGAGCTTTTGCACAAAAAAAATGTTTTTATCCAAAATAAACCTTTTGCATTGGGTGTACGAATAGAGCATCCACAACAAATCATAGATTCAATCCAGTATCATTGTGAACAGAGAGGGCAATATTTGCCACCTGCATCTTATAGTCTAGTAGAGCAGGTAAAATACAAAGGTGTTGAGAAAGGAGTATTTTCATTTTGTATGTGTCCAGGGGGCTTTATTGTGCCATCGGCTACTGAACAAGGTGAGGTAGTTGTAAATGGTATGTCTCCATCTCGAAGAGATGGCAGATTTGCCAATTCTGGAATGGTTGTAGCTGTTGATGAGTTAGATTGGAAGCCTTTTGAGAGTTTTGGAGTACTTGCAGCTCTTGAGTTTCAGAAAAATATAGAAAAAATAGCTTGTCAGATAGGTGGAAACACCCAGATTGCTCCTGCTCAAAGAGTTGTAGATTTTGCGGAAAAAAAAGTATCTAAAAGTCTTTTAGATACATCCTATCAACCAGGGCTTGTATCAGTAGATCTTCGAGAAGTTTTGCCTGAACAAATTGCTTTCCGACTGCAAGAAGGGTTAAAATCTTTTGGCAAAAAGATGAAAGGTTACTTTACCAATGAAGCCCAATTAATAGGTGTAGAAAGTAGAACATCTTCGCCAGTAAGCATTCCAAGAGATAAAATGAGTTATGAGCATACGCAAATAAAAGGTTTATTTCCTTGTGGTGAAGGGGCTGGTTATGCAGGAGGCATTATGTCTGCAGCTATGGATGGAGAGAGATGTGCCGAAAAATTGGCAGAATTGTATGGGTAA
- a CDS encoding histidine kinase, giving the protein MNSPKAHINDLKARLIGIPTISLSINIAYHWNDKVFFSSDAIWGLLIAFLNTFFIWEGLRKIMHFLIEKYPSFEQTKQRLITQTIFSLLYTSLITILLDLFCRVIKPESAKPNIWVGLAIGLIPTIIVTLIYESVFFFQSWKAGIQKAEALARANVQSQLESLKNQLDPHFLFNSLNTLSFLIDETNQEAQKYLEKLADVYRYVLVSKQKDMVTLQEEMDFVDAYMYLNKVRFRENIQLEKHIAPEILQKKIAPLSLQMLVENAIKHNIISKDKPLMIDIFADDNILAVQNNLQEKKTFYKSTKVGLENIKNRYALLSKKDIFIEKNQDFFRVEIPLL; this is encoded by the coding sequence GTGAATTCACCCAAAGCACATATCAACGATCTGAAAGCCAGACTAATAGGAATACCGACTATTAGCCTGAGTATCAATATTGCTTATCATTGGAATGATAAAGTTTTCTTTTCATCTGACGCCATATGGGGTTTGTTAATAGCTTTCCTAAATACTTTTTTTATTTGGGAAGGCTTAAGGAAAATCATGCATTTTTTGATAGAAAAATACCCAAGTTTCGAGCAAACTAAGCAAAGATTGATTACCCAAACTATTTTCTCTTTGCTTTATACTTCTCTGATTACCATTTTATTAGATTTATTTTGTAGAGTTATTAAGCCTGAAAGTGCAAAACCCAATATTTGGGTTGGGCTTGCCATTGGGCTTATACCTACTATTATTGTTACTCTTATTTATGAAAGTGTTTTCTTTTTTCAGTCTTGGAAAGCTGGCATCCAAAAGGCTGAGGCTTTGGCAAGAGCTAATGTTCAATCGCAGTTAGAGTCGCTTAAAAACCAATTAGACCCTCATTTTTTATTCAATAGCTTAAACACCTTGAGTTTTTTGATAGATGAAACCAATCAAGAAGCTCAAAAATATTTAGAAAAACTGGCAGATGTTTATCGTTATGTTCTTGTTAGTAAGCAAAAAGATATGGTAACTCTTCAAGAAGAGATGGATTTTGTGGATGCTTATATGTATCTCAATAAAGTTCGTTTCAGAGAAAATATACAACTTGAAAAACATATTGCTCCAGAAATTTTACAGAAAAAAATAGCTCCTTTGAGCTTGCAAATGCTTGTTGAAAATGCTATCAAACACAATATTATTTCTAAGGATAAGCCCTTAATGATTGATATTTTTGCTGATGACAATATTTTGGCTGTACAAAATAATTTACAGGAGAAAAAAACTTTTTATAAATCTACAAAAGTAGGATTAGAAAATATAAAGAATCGTTATGCCTTGTTGAGCAAAAAAGACATTTTTATAGAAAAAAATCAAGATTTTTTTAGAGTTGAAATACCTTTGCTATGA